In 'Nostoc azollae' 0708, the following are encoded in one genomic region:
- a CDS encoding pentapeptide repeat-containing protein codes for MILLLELQRYTQENHVFLEYIIFYASGQPQADSLRSDLLKIINYCNCLQEDSFKSIVGQFFSATHLRASYLFQADVSHTNLSQADLSRTYLLKTNLSAA; via the coding sequence ATGATTTTGCTGTTGGAATTACAGCGATATACTCAAGAAAATCATGTATTCCTTGAGTACATCATTTTCTATGCGTCTGGTCAACCCCAAGCAGATAGTTTAAGATCAGATTTGCTGAAAATTATTAACTACTGTAATTGCTTGCAGGAAGATAGTTTTAAAAGTATTGTTGGGCAATTTTTCAGTGCTACTCACTTGCGAGCTAGTTATCTCTTCCAAGCAGACGTGAGTCACACTAATTTGAGCCAAGCAGACCTCAGCCGCACCTATTTGTTGAAAACTAACCTTAGTGCTGCTTAA
- a CDS encoding pentapeptide repeat-containing protein, translated as MQTYLAGANLSNANLQDADLSRVDLSGGNLTGANLSGAYLMDANLSHELFGDMRWDKNTNWEDVEGLETANNLPAALEKLLGE; from the coding sequence ATTCAAACATACTTGGCAGGTGCTAACCTGAGTAATGCTAACCTCCAAGATGCTGACCTGAGTCGAGTAGACCTAAGTGGTGGTAACTTGACAGGTGCTAATCTCAGCGGTGCATATCTGATGGATGCTAACTTAAGCCATGAATTGTTTGGTGATATGCGCTGGGATAAAAATACTAACTGGGAAGATGTAGAGGGGCTAGAAACGGCTAACAATCTGCCAGCAGCCTTAGAAAAACTTTTGGGAGAATAA
- a CDS encoding helix-turn-helix domain-containing protein produces the protein MQHKKLEGDIESKKIGINQKGAGGKGKLEIKEQVCLSLFYCRKIPIFEVLGLHFGISKTEAKDTFHYGLEIFQKDVRIQVVGY, from the coding sequence ATGCAGCATAAAAAACTTGAAGGTGACATAGAAAGTAAAAAGATAGGTATAAATCAGAAAGGAGCAGGGGGGAAAGGGAAACTAGAGATAAAAGAACAGGTATGTCTATCCTTGTTCTATTGCAGGAAAATACCAATATTTGAGGTTTTAGGTTTGCATTTTGGTATATCCAAAACGGAAGCAAAGGACACATTTCATTACGGGCTAGAGATATTTCAAAAAGATGTAAGGATTCAGGTGGTGGGGTATTGA